A window of the Streptomyces sp. NBC_00250 genome harbors these coding sequences:
- a CDS encoding cold-shock protein yields the protein MANGTVKWFNAEKGFGFIEQEGGGPDVFAHYSNIATSGFRELQEGQKVTFDVTQGQKGPQAENILPA from the coding sequence ATGGCTAACGGCACCGTGAAGTGGTTCAACGCTGAAAAGGGCTTCGGCTTCATCGAGCAGGAGGGTGGCGGCCCGGACGTCTTCGCCCACTACTCCAACATCGCCACCTCTGGCTTCCGTGAGCTCCAGGAAGGCCAGAAGGTGACCTTCGACGTCACGCAGGGCCAGAAGGGCCCCCAGGCGGAGAACATCCTCCCCGCCTGA
- a CDS encoding DEAD/DEAH box helicase produces MNSTHRADRTDRARRATQAKEEFAAPASGTPALPPAATFAELDLPAEVLDVLTRLGVDEPFPIQSATLPDALAGRDVLGRGRTGSGKTLAFGLPLLVRVAGRRAEARKPLALVLVPTRELAQQVTDALAPFAQALKLRLATVVGGMSIGRQATALRDGAEVVIATPGRLMDLVERKDCRLERVGVTVLDEADQMADMGFMPQVTEVLDRVGGVGQRMLFSATLDRNVDLLVERYLDDPVVHSVDPSSATVSTMDHHVLQVHGADKFATATEIAARDGRVIMFLATKAAVDRFTKHLLGSGVRAAALHGGKSQPLRTRTLDRFRSGEVPVLVATNVAARGIHVDELDLVVNVDPPADHKDYLHRGGRTARAGESGVVVTLVTSDERRDVARLMADAGIRAQVTQVRSGEAELSRLTGARTPSGVPVDGAAPSQEGTKRGGAAFRGMGTVPGRPGRAKNESRKAAEARKTAEARQAARIRRGK; encoded by the coding sequence ATGAACAGCACGCACCGCGCAGACCGTACGGACAGGGCGCGACGCGCCACGCAGGCGAAGGAAGAATTCGCCGCGCCGGCCTCCGGCACCCCGGCACTGCCCCCCGCCGCCACCTTCGCCGAGCTCGACCTGCCGGCCGAGGTCCTCGACGTCCTCACGCGGCTCGGCGTCGACGAGCCGTTCCCGATCCAGTCCGCCACCCTCCCCGACGCCCTCGCGGGCCGGGACGTCCTGGGACGCGGACGCACCGGATCCGGGAAGACCCTCGCCTTCGGCCTGCCCCTGCTCGTCCGCGTCGCGGGACGCCGCGCCGAGGCCCGTAAGCCGCTCGCGCTGGTCCTCGTCCCCACCCGCGAGCTGGCCCAGCAGGTCACGGACGCGCTCGCCCCCTTCGCCCAGGCCCTCAAGCTGCGCCTGGCCACGGTGGTCGGCGGCATGTCGATCGGCCGGCAGGCCACGGCGCTGCGCGACGGGGCCGAGGTCGTGATCGCCACTCCGGGCCGCCTCATGGACCTCGTGGAGCGCAAGGACTGCCGCCTGGAGCGCGTGGGCGTCACCGTCCTCGACGAGGCCGACCAGATGGCCGACATGGGCTTCATGCCGCAGGTCACCGAGGTGCTCGACCGGGTGGGCGGCGTGGGCCAGCGCATGCTGTTCTCCGCCACGCTCGACCGCAACGTCGACCTGCTGGTCGAGCGGTACCTCGACGACCCGGTCGTCCACTCCGTCGACCCCTCGTCCGCCACGGTTTCCACGATGGACCACCACGTGCTGCAGGTGCACGGCGCCGACAAGTTCGCCACCGCCACCGAGATCGCGGCCCGCGACGGGCGGGTCATCATGTTCCTGGCGACGAAGGCGGCCGTCGACCGCTTCACCAAGCACCTCCTCGGCAGCGGTGTCCGCGCCGCCGCGCTGCACGGCGGCAAGTCCCAGCCGCTGCGGACCCGCACCCTGGACCGCTTCAGGTCCGGCGAGGTCCCGGTCCTCGTCGCCACCAACGTGGCGGCGCGCGGCATCCACGTCGACGAGCTCGACCTCGTCGTCAACGTCGACCCGCCGGCCGACCACAAGGACTATCTGCACCGCGGCGGGCGCACCGCCCGCGCCGGCGAGTCCGGAGTCGTCGTCACCCTGGTCACCTCCGACGAACGGCGTGACGTGGCCCGGCTGATGGCGGACGCGGGCATCCGCGCCCAGGTCACCCAGGTCCGCTCGGGCGAGGCCGAGCTGAGCCGCCTCACCGGAGCCCGTACCCCCTCGGGCGTACCCGTCGACGGCGCCGCGCCCAGCCAGGAGGGCACGAAGCGCGGCGGCGCGGCCTTCCGCGGCATGGGCACGGTCCCCGGCCGCCCCGGCCGCGCCAAGAACGAGTCCCGCAAGGCCGCCGAGGCCCGCAAGACGGCCGAGGCCAGGCAGGCCGCGCGCATCCGCCGCGGCAAGTGA
- a CDS encoding AfsR/SARP family transcriptional regulator: MVVKFGLLGSLVVHDGKELRPVTGPKVRVLLAALLLQANRAVSRDALKEALWGASVPASADAALANHLTRLRRVLAALDDGTDERLRTVAPGYQLLVDEGELDADLFEARVRAVRHAHRREEWEEVRRETALAMPLWRGTPLADLAPFADTEGPALRVHQLAEARLQALEWSFDAELGLGRHHEAVAPLSTLAAEHPLREGFHRRLMLALYRSGRQAEAFSVYHRLRRSLVEELGTEPSAAVQRAHQEVLAGEPAPRPRAHTGRAAPQPPFQLPCEGDAFTGREAEAAAIRALLGGPGETRTGAGEGQGTGGGAGAAGPTGGDADGRGSGETGGDVDRRDGGETDRAGGRPDALPATGGPAPAAPARLRHVVISGMGGVGKTALAVHVAHRLREAFPDGALYADLRGYCVHGARTAHELLARFLSDLGVHHDSLPDDTDDRALLLRAALAERRVLLVLDNARNADHVAPLLPAGGPSAALITSRQLLADLPGSVKVPLAPLPAADQHALLAKLAGADRVRHEPEALADIMAACGGLPLALHIVGGRLASRPSWPLALLAKRLTPHQGRLETLTMGTFDVQRTFAMSYVAMRDSDQPLEREAARAFRLIGRAWSGHQVTPQSTAALLDVTEPRAAAVLDVLADAHLVLNPEPDRYVLHDLLGEYAWQRGEEEDTEAELLAATLRLLSWYVAALAAASHAATRETQSPPPLERETGKPLSLPEFADDDEAIRWTARELPAIRDALTRAGELGRSDMAWRLAVGLFGYAGTHWWTSEWDACLGQAMDIARAHDDTLGQAWLHRRMAVAHGMAFRNEDCLAHLRIALELFTARGDVLARASILGNLSALYSQIEEAEQALEYAELSRDLYREAGNTRGEALVLSRIAEARQLSGDFEGAAADMMRVVELLRADGPWLFLATSLTKYGDIQRGLGRRDEAFAALAEALGIRHRMEDAGGTADCLVFTARAHHHFGEWDAARATWETCLELARTHNLAKRIEESLEGLAALPDAE; this comes from the coding sequence ATGGTGGTGAAGTTCGGGCTGCTCGGATCGCTCGTCGTCCACGACGGGAAAGAACTGCGTCCCGTGACCGGACCCAAGGTCCGGGTCCTCCTCGCGGCACTGCTGCTCCAGGCGAACCGGGCGGTGTCCCGGGACGCCCTCAAGGAGGCCCTGTGGGGCGCCTCCGTGCCCGCCAGCGCCGACGCCGCCCTCGCCAACCACCTCACCCGGCTGCGCCGCGTCCTGGCCGCCCTGGACGACGGGACCGACGAGCGGCTGCGCACCGTGGCCCCCGGCTATCAGCTGCTCGTCGACGAGGGCGAGCTCGACGCCGACCTCTTCGAGGCCCGGGTCAGGGCCGTACGGCACGCCCACCGCCGGGAGGAGTGGGAGGAGGTCCGGCGCGAGACCGCGCTCGCCATGCCCCTGTGGCGCGGCACACCCCTCGCGGACCTTGCCCCCTTCGCCGACACCGAGGGGCCCGCGCTCCGCGTCCATCAGCTCGCGGAGGCCCGCCTGCAGGCCCTCGAATGGAGCTTCGACGCCGAGCTCGGTCTTGGGCGGCACCACGAGGCCGTCGCCCCGCTCAGCACGCTGGCGGCCGAGCATCCCCTGCGGGAGGGATTCCACCGGCGGCTCATGCTGGCGCTGTACCGGTCCGGCCGCCAGGCCGAGGCCTTCTCCGTCTACCACCGGCTGCGCCGCAGCCTCGTCGAGGAGCTCGGCACGGAACCGAGCGCCGCCGTCCAGCGGGCCCACCAGGAGGTCCTCGCCGGCGAACCGGCGCCCCGCCCGCGCGCCCACACCGGCCGCGCCGCGCCCCAGCCGCCCTTCCAGCTGCCCTGTGAGGGAGACGCCTTCACCGGCAGGGAGGCCGAGGCGGCGGCGATACGGGCCCTGCTCGGCGGGCCGGGGGAGACCCGGACGGGCGCCGGCGAAGGGCAGGGCACGGGCGGGGGCGCAGGCGCCGCGGGGCCCACCGGCGGCGATGCCGACGGGCGGGGCAGCGGCGAGACCGGCGGTGACGTCGACCGGCGGGACGGCGGCGAGACCGACCGTGCCGGCGGCCGCCCCGACGCGCTGCCCGCCACCGGCGGACCCGCCCCTGCCGCACCCGCCCGTCTCAGACACGTCGTCATCTCCGGCATGGGCGGTGTCGGCAAGACCGCCCTCGCCGTCCACGTGGCCCACCGCCTGCGCGAGGCCTTCCCCGACGGTGCCCTCTACGCCGACCTGCGCGGCTACTGCGTCCACGGCGCCCGCACGGCCCACGAGCTGCTCGCCCGCTTCCTCTCGGACCTCGGCGTGCACCACGACTCCCTGCCCGACGACACCGACGACCGCGCCCTGCTCCTCCGCGCCGCGCTCGCCGAGCGCCGCGTCCTGCTGGTCCTCGACAACGCGCGCAACGCCGACCACGTGGCGCCCCTCCTCCCGGCCGGCGGCCCGAGCGCCGCCCTCATCACCAGCCGGCAGCTGCTCGCCGACCTGCCGGGCTCCGTGAAGGTCCCGCTGGCCCCGCTGCCCGCGGCCGACCAGCACGCGCTCCTCGCCAAACTCGCGGGCGCCGATCGGGTGCGGCACGAGCCGGAGGCGCTGGCCGACATCATGGCCGCCTGCGGGGGCCTGCCCCTCGCGCTGCACATCGTCGGCGGCCGGCTCGCCTCCCGTCCCTCCTGGCCCCTCGCACTCCTGGCGAAACGGCTCACCCCGCACCAGGGCCGCCTGGAGACCCTCACCATGGGCACCTTCGACGTCCAGCGGACCTTCGCCATGAGTTACGTGGCCATGCGCGACAGCGACCAGCCCCTGGAGCGCGAGGCGGCGCGGGCCTTCCGGCTCATCGGCCGGGCGTGGTCGGGCCACCAGGTCACCCCGCAGTCCACCGCCGCGCTCCTCGACGTCACCGAGCCCCGCGCCGCCGCCGTACTCGACGTCCTGGCCGACGCCCACCTCGTCCTCAACCCGGAGCCCGACCGGTACGTGCTCCACGACCTCCTCGGCGAGTACGCGTGGCAGCGCGGGGAGGAGGAGGACACGGAGGCCGAGCTCCTCGCCGCCACCCTCCGGCTGCTCTCCTGGTACGTCGCGGCCCTCGCGGCCGCGTCGCACGCCGCCACCCGGGAGACCCAGTCCCCGCCGCCGCTGGAGCGGGAGACCGGGAAACCCCTGTCGCTGCCCGAGTTCGCCGACGACGACGAGGCGATCCGCTGGACGGCCAGGGAACTCCCCGCCATCCGGGACGCCCTCACCCGCGCCGGGGAACTGGGCCGCTCCGACATGGCGTGGCGGCTCGCCGTGGGGCTGTTCGGATACGCCGGTACGCACTGGTGGACGTCGGAATGGGACGCCTGTCTCGGACAGGCGATGGACATCGCCCGCGCCCACGACGACACGCTCGGTCAGGCGTGGCTGCACCGGCGGATGGCCGTCGCCCACGGCATGGCCTTCCGCAACGAGGACTGCCTCGCACACCTCCGCATCGCCCTGGAGCTGTTCACCGCGCGCGGCGACGTACTGGCCAGGGCCTCGATCCTCGGTAACCTGTCGGCCCTCTACTCGCAGATCGAGGAGGCCGAGCAGGCGCTGGAGTACGCCGAACTCTCCCGCGATCTCTACCGGGAGGCCGGCAACACCCGCGGCGAGGCGCTCGTGCTCAGCAGGATCGCGGAGGCCCGCCAGCTGTCCGGAGACTTCGAGGGGGCGGCGGCGGACATGATGCGCGTCGTCGAGCTGCTGCGCGCCGACGGCCCATGGCTCTTCCTCGCGACCTCGCTCACCAAGTACGGCGACATCCAGCGCGGTCTCGGTCGCCGCGACGAGGCCTTCGCGGCCCTCGCGGAGGCGCTCGGCATCAGGCACCGGATGGAGGACGCCGGAGGGACGGCCGACTGCCTGGTCTTCACGGCCCGCGCCCACCACCACTTCGGGGAGTGGGACGCCGCCCGCGCGACCTGGGAGACCTGTCTGGAGCTGGCCCGTACGCACAACCTGGCCAAGCGGATCGAGGAGAGCCTCGAAGGTCTCGCCGCCCTCCCCGACGCGGAGTGA
- a CDS encoding VanW family protein, which produces MPSSTTDHVPTPREGRRPRLRTAAIATGVVAVAAGGLYVAGLVATGDDISAGTRVGGVDIGGMSRADAEAKLAAEAPAAWSAPIPVRVGDRASTVTPASAGLTVDLAKTAERAADPSRDPFTVIGRLFSSGEREIDPVFAYDADKANAAVAELAKKNDRTVREGSVAFHEGKAVSTQPVTGQKLDAGKAVDALRAAYPATTGAAPVTLPVALTEPKLAAAEVTRFLDTYAKPAVSGPVTLTAGQDRLRISAATLGDHLTVKNENGRLTADLDAEALLRDPDVADPISALTGAPVEATLGVRDGKAVVESEGRPGHEVTAKALGDAVRPLLTQSGTAARTAPVATTVTQPELTSESLARLGITEQMSTFTVNFPSAPYRTTNIGRAAELINGSVVQPGQVWSFNETVGERTPDNGFVDGTMILDGQYRSAPGGGVSAMATTMFNAMFFAGVKPVEYGAHSFYIERYPAGREATVAWGQLDLKFRNDSGKPIYIKAGATDSSVTVSFLGTKKYDSVEAVAGERTNLTEPKKVEGTGKACVPQPPLEGFDISVDRVFKNDGAEVKRETFKTHYTPRDEVTCKPVDKPDKETDAR; this is translated from the coding sequence GTGCCCAGCTCCACGACCGACCATGTCCCGACGCCCCGCGAGGGGCGCCGCCCGCGTCTCCGGACAGCGGCGATCGCGACAGGCGTGGTCGCCGTCGCCGCGGGCGGGCTGTACGTGGCGGGGCTCGTCGCCACCGGCGACGACATATCCGCCGGCACCCGCGTCGGCGGCGTGGACATCGGCGGCATGAGCCGTGCCGACGCCGAGGCCAAGCTGGCGGCCGAGGCCCCGGCCGCGTGGAGCGCGCCGATACCCGTGCGGGTCGGCGACCGCGCCTCGACCGTGACGCCGGCGTCCGCCGGCCTCACCGTGGACCTGGCGAAGACCGCCGAGCGCGCGGCCGATCCCTCCCGCGACCCGTTCACGGTCATCGGGCGGCTCTTCTCGTCCGGCGAGCGCGAGATCGACCCGGTCTTCGCGTACGACGCGGACAAGGCGAACGCCGCCGTGGCCGAGCTTGCCAAGAAGAACGACCGCACGGTGCGCGAGGGGTCCGTGGCCTTCCACGAGGGCAAGGCCGTCTCGACCCAGCCCGTGACCGGGCAGAAGCTGGACGCCGGGAAGGCGGTGGACGCCCTGCGCGCCGCCTACCCCGCCACCACCGGCGCCGCGCCCGTCACCCTTCCCGTCGCCCTGACCGAGCCGAAGCTGGCCGCGGCCGAGGTGACCCGCTTCCTCGACACGTACGCGAAGCCCGCCGTCTCCGGCCCGGTGACGCTCACCGCGGGCCAGGACCGGCTCCGGATCTCCGCCGCGACCCTCGGCGACCACCTCACCGTGAAGAACGAGAACGGCCGGCTGACCGCCGACCTCGACGCCGAGGCGCTGCTGCGCGACCCGGACGTGGCGGACCCGATCTCCGCCCTGACGGGCGCGCCCGTCGAGGCGACCCTCGGCGTACGGGACGGCAAGGCCGTCGTGGAGTCGGAGGGCAGGCCTGGGCACGAGGTGACCGCGAAGGCCCTGGGTGACGCCGTGCGTCCGCTGCTCACCCAGTCGGGTACCGCCGCCCGTACCGCCCCCGTGGCCACGACGGTCACCCAGCCCGAGCTGACGTCCGAGTCCCTCGCGCGGCTCGGGATCACCGAGCAGATGTCGACGTTCACGGTGAACTTCCCGAGCGCGCCGTACCGGACGACGAACATCGGTCGGGCCGCCGAGCTCATCAACGGTTCGGTCGTGCAGCCCGGCCAGGTGTGGAGCTTCAACGAGACGGTCGGCGAGCGCACCCCGGACAACGGCTTCGTCGACGGCACGATGATCCTCGACGGCCAGTACCGCTCCGCGCCCGGCGGCGGTGTCTCGGCGATGGCCACCACCATGTTCAACGCCATGTTCTTCGCCGGGGTGAAGCCCGTCGAGTACGGCGCCCACTCCTTCTACATCGAGCGCTACCCGGCCGGCCGCGAGGCGACGGTCGCCTGGGGCCAGCTCGACCTGAAGTTCCGCAACGACTCCGGGAAGCCGATCTACATCAAGGCGGGCGCGACGGACTCGTCCGTCACCGTGAGCTTCCTCGGGACGAAGAAGTACGACTCGGTGGAGGCGGTCGCCGGAGAGCGCACCAACCTCACGGAGCCGAAGAAGGTCGAGGGCACCGGCAAGGCCTGTGTGCCGCAGCCGCCGCTGGAGGGCTTCGACATCTCGGTGGACCGGGTGTTCAAGAACGACGGCGCGGAGGTCAAGCGGGAGACCTTCAAGACCCACTACACCCCGCGCGACGAGGTCACCTGCAAGCCGGTCGACAAGCCCGACAAGGAGACGGACGCCAGGTGA
- a CDS encoding serine hydrolase domain-containing protein has translation MVQRSDPFERLLGDAVRAGVCPGMVWAVGDARTTVSDGAVGLLDPTRPGEPMRHDTLFDVASLTKILAVWAVIGTLVDAGKLDPTAPLGSYWPEATARPLARATAHHLLTHTAGLPLRANLRHLYGSDPQDVRDGVLAEQLRHRPGEAVAYTDRAALILGYLAEHLTRRPLPRLAEERVWTPLGMAETRYGPLPASLMDRCAPTEYDEETGTHLQGTVHDFSARLLGGACGIAGVFTTTADVGRFLRHLLVPVPGTFSADWTAGSLRVHTGELDPPRGLFWHPAPGTEPPDDVWSHFGFTGTGMWVSPSRGRWAVLLTNRLHLTRDPGPLARVRDVFRALAFP, from the coding sequence TTGGTGCAGCGCAGCGACCCTTTCGAGCGGCTCCTCGGCGACGCCGTGCGCGCGGGTGTGTGCCCCGGCATGGTCTGGGCCGTCGGTGATGCACGTACGACGGTGTCCGACGGGGCCGTCGGTCTGCTCGACCCGACGCGCCCCGGTGAACCGATGCGCCACGACACGCTGTTCGACGTGGCGAGCCTCACGAAGATCCTTGCCGTCTGGGCGGTGATCGGCACCCTCGTCGACGCCGGGAAGCTCGATCCGACGGCCCCGCTGGGCAGTTACTGGCCCGAGGCGACGGCACGGCCCCTCGCCCGCGCGACGGCGCACCACCTCCTCACCCACACCGCGGGCCTGCCGCTGCGCGCCAACCTCCGGCATCTGTACGGCTCCGACCCGCAGGACGTCCGGGACGGCGTGCTCGCCGAGCAGCTGCGACACCGGCCCGGGGAGGCCGTCGCGTACACCGACCGGGCGGCGCTGATCCTCGGCTATCTCGCCGAGCACCTCACCCGTCGCCCGCTCCCCCGGCTCGCCGAGGAGCGGGTCTGGACCCCGCTCGGCATGGCGGAGACCCGTTACGGCCCGCTGCCCGCCTCGCTCATGGACCGGTGCGCTCCCACCGAGTACGACGAGGAGACCGGAACGCATCTCCAGGGCACCGTCCACGACTTCTCCGCCCGGCTTCTCGGCGGCGCCTGCGGGATCGCGGGGGTCTTCACGACCACGGCCGACGTCGGACGGTTCCTGCGCCACCTCCTCGTCCCGGTGCCCGGCACCTTCTCCGCCGACTGGACGGCCGGCTCGCTGCGCGTCCACACCGGCGAACTCGACCCGCCGCGCGGCCTGTTCTGGCATCCGGCGCCGGGTACGGAACCCCCGGACGACGTCTGGTCGCACTTCGGCTTCACCGGGACGGGCATGTGGGTGTCACCGTCCCGCGGGCGCTGGGCGGTCCTGCTCACCAACCGCCTCCACCTCACCCGTGACCCCGGCCCGCTCGCCCGCGTCAGGGATGTGTTCCGGGCCCTCGCGTTCCCGTGA
- a CDS encoding DUF817 domain-containing protein — MDTFTHGIRQLLRFAVLEARCCAFAVALVGGIAVSSLLPELPIARYDLLLLYGIGLTVVAWKVGWDTGRDIAVIAACHATGLLFELVKVRMGSWSYPEEALTKVGGVPLYGGFLYAALGSYACRARRLFDLRLTGYRPRATAALAAAVYVNFFSHHWLPDARWALAALLLVATAGTWVRFRVGDRDHRMPLALSFVLIGFFLWVAENAATYVGAWSYPDQLDGWQPVSLAKFGAWALLMTVTFVLAMSSHPARHEN, encoded by the coding sequence ATGGACACGTTCACGCACGGGATACGCCAGCTCCTGCGGTTCGCGGTACTGGAGGCGCGGTGCTGCGCCTTCGCCGTCGCGCTCGTCGGGGGGATCGCCGTCTCGTCCCTGCTGCCCGAGCTGCCGATCGCCCGCTACGACCTGCTGCTGCTGTACGGGATCGGTCTCACCGTCGTGGCCTGGAAGGTCGGGTGGGACACCGGGCGGGACATCGCGGTGATCGCCGCCTGCCATGCCACGGGCCTGCTCTTCGAGTTGGTCAAGGTACGGATGGGCTCGTGGAGTTATCCGGAGGAGGCGCTGACGAAGGTCGGCGGGGTGCCCCTGTACGGCGGGTTCCTGTACGCGGCGCTCGGCAGTTACGCCTGCCGGGCCCGGCGCCTGTTCGACCTGCGGCTGACGGGCTACCGACCGCGCGCGACGGCCGCGCTCGCCGCCGCCGTGTACGTGAACTTCTTCAGCCACCACTGGCTGCCCGACGCCCGCTGGGCCCTGGCGGCGCTTCTCCTCGTGGCGACGGCGGGGACCTGGGTGCGGTTCCGGGTGGGCGACCGGGACCACCGGATGCCGCTGGCCCTGTCGTTCGTCCTGATCGGCTTCTTCCTCTGGGTCGCGGAGAACGCGGCCACCTACGTCGGCGCCTGGAGCTATCCGGACCAGCTGGACGGCTGGCAGCCGGTGTCCCTCGCCAAGTTCGGCGCCTGGGCCCTGCTGATGACGGTCACGTTCGTCCTGGCAATGTCTTCCCACCCGGCGAGACACGAGAATTGA
- a CDS encoding GNAT family N-acetyltransferase, protein MGFTLEGPVLEGALVRLEPLGHHHAAGLAEAAEENRDSYGFTPVPERNAVEAYIDARLSGAADGLLMPYAQVNVATGQAVGHTSFLAPRPWPSGEGLCAIEIGYTWLAASAQGTGVNTEAKYLLFRHAFESWDVARVDLKTDARNARSRGAITSVGATFEGVLRNWSVSWAPGEGDRLRDTVFFSVIAEEWPERRAALEQRIAGIRERLRRDQG, encoded by the coding sequence ATGGGTTTCACCCTTGAAGGACCGGTCCTGGAGGGCGCGCTCGTGCGCCTGGAGCCGCTGGGGCATCACCATGCGGCCGGCCTCGCCGAGGCGGCGGAGGAGAACCGCGACTCCTACGGCTTCACCCCGGTGCCGGAGCGGAATGCGGTCGAGGCCTACATCGACGCGCGGCTCAGCGGCGCGGCCGACGGCCTCCTGATGCCGTACGCGCAGGTGAACGTGGCCACGGGCCAGGCCGTCGGCCACACCTCCTTCCTGGCCCCGCGCCCGTGGCCCTCCGGTGAGGGACTCTGCGCGATCGAGATCGGCTACACCTGGCTCGCCGCCTCCGCGCAGGGCACGGGCGTGAACACGGAGGCCAAGTACCTCCTCTTCCGGCACGCCTTCGAGAGCTGGGACGTGGCCCGGGTCGACCTCAAGACGGACGCCCGCAACGCCCGCTCACGGGGGGCCATCACGAGCGTGGGCGCGACCTTCGAGGGCGTCCTGCGGAACTGGTCCGTCTCCTGGGCCCCGGGCGAGGGCGACCGCCTCCGTGACACCGTCTTCTTCTCCGTCATCGCCGAGGAATGGCCCGAGCGCCGGGCGGCACTCGAACAGCGCATCGCGGGCATCCGGGAGCGGCTGCGCCGGGACCAGGGGTAG
- a CDS encoding glyceraldehyde-3-phosphate dehydrogenase — translation MTVNDDSFTSWKNREEIAESMIPIIGKLHREQDITVLVHSRSLVNKSVVSILKTHRFARQIAGEELSVTETLPFLQTLTTLDLGPSQIDIGMLAAEYKTDSRGLTVEEFTAEAVAGATGENKIERRDGRDVVLYGFGRIGRLVARLLIEKAGSGNGLRLRAIVVRGGGERAAEDMVKRASLLRRDSIHGQFQGTITVDEANSTIVANGNTIKVIYANDPSEVDYTAYGIENAILIDNTGKWRDREGLSKHLRPGIDKVVLTAPGKGDVPNIVHGVNHDTIKPDEQILSCASCTTNAIVPPLKAMDDEYGVLRGHVETVHSFTNDQNLLDNYHKADRRGRSAPLNMVITETGAASAVAKALPELKAPITGSSIRVPVPDVSIAILSLRLGRETTRDEVLEYLRDVSLHSPLKRQIDFTTAPDAVSMDFVGSRHASIVDAGATKVDGDNAILYLWYDNEFGYSCQVIRVVQHVSGVEYPTFPAPAV, via the coding sequence GTGACTGTCAATGACGACTCGTTCACCAGCTGGAAGAACCGCGAGGAGATCGCGGAGTCGATGATCCCGATCATCGGGAAGCTGCACCGGGAGCAGGACATCACCGTCCTGGTCCACAGCCGCTCCCTGGTGAACAAGTCGGTGGTCAGCATCCTCAAGACCCACCGGTTCGCCCGCCAGATCGCCGGCGAGGAGCTGTCGGTCACCGAGACGCTTCCGTTCCTCCAGACGCTCACCACCCTCGATCTCGGGCCGTCCCAGATCGACATCGGCATGCTGGCCGCCGAGTACAAGACCGACAGCCGCGGTCTCACGGTGGAGGAGTTCACCGCCGAGGCCGTCGCCGGGGCCACGGGCGAGAACAAGATCGAGCGCCGTGACGGCCGTGACGTCGTCCTCTACGGCTTCGGCCGCATCGGCCGCCTCGTCGCCCGCCTCCTCATCGAGAAGGCCGGTTCGGGCAACGGTCTGCGCCTGCGCGCGATCGTCGTCCGCGGCGGCGGTGAGCGGGCCGCCGAAGACATGGTGAAGCGCGCCTCGCTGCTGCGCCGTGACTCGATCCACGGCCAGTTCCAGGGCACGATCACGGTCGACGAGGCGAACAGCACGATCGTCGCCAACGGCAACACGATCAAGGTGATCTACGCCAACGACCCCTCCGAGGTCGACTACACGGCGTACGGCATCGAGAACGCCATCCTGATCGACAACACCGGCAAGTGGCGCGACCGCGAGGGCCTGTCGAAGCACCTGCGCCCCGGCATCGACAAGGTCGTCCTGACCGCGCCCGGCAAGGGTGACGTGCCGAACATCGTGCACGGCGTCAACCACGACACGATCAAGCCGGACGAGCAGATCCTGTCCTGCGCCTCCTGCACCACCAACGCGATCGTCCCGCCGCTGAAGGCGATGGACGACGAGTACGGCGTGCTGCGCGGTCACGTGGAGACGGTCCACTCCTTCACGAACGACCAGAACCTCCTGGACAACTACCACAAGGCCGACCGCCGCGGCCGTTCCGCGCCGCTCAACATGGTCATCACCGAGACCGGTGCCGCCTCGGCCGTCGCCAAGGCGCTGCCGGAGCTCAAGGCCCCGATCACGGGCAGCTCGATCCGCGTCCCCGTCCCGGACGTCTCGATCGCGATCCTGAGCCTGCGCCTGGGCCGCGAGACCACCCGCGACGAGGTCCTGGAGTACCTCCGCGACGTCTCGCTGCACTCGCCGCTGAAGCGTCAGATCGACTTCACCACGGCCCCCGACGCCGTCTCGATGGACTTCGTGGGCTCGCGCCACGCGTCGATCGTCGACGCCGGCGCGACCAAGGTCGACGGCGACAACGCGATCCTCTACCTGTGGTACGACAACGAGTTCGGCTACTCGTGCCAGGTCATCCGGGTCGTCCAGCACGTCTCCGGCGTGGAGTACCCGACCTTCCCGGCTCCGGCGGTCTGA